From one Anopheles bellator chromosome 1, idAnoBellAS_SP24_06.2, whole genome shotgun sequence genomic stretch:
- the LOC131207214 gene encoding BET1 homolog — translation MRRSQGYNYQPLPQQAPGSSGQASGDALEEENERMAEELKGKIGALKSLTIDIGNEVRYQDRLLRGIDEDMDRTGGFMSNTINRVVRLGKGSHRNYMCYMFLFVLAVFFVLYLILKLR, via the coding sequence ATGCGCCGTTCGCAGGGGTACAACTATCAGCCCCTGCCCCAGCAGGCGCCCGGGTCCAGTGGCCAGGCCAGTGGCGATGCACTCGAGgaggaaaacgaacgaatggccGAAGAGCTGAAGGGCAAAATCGGAGCACTCAAGTCTCTGACGATCGACATCGGAAACGAGGTCCGCTACCAGGATCGGTTGCTGCGTGGCATCGACGAAGACATGGACCGAACCGGGGGATTCATGTCCAACACGATCAATCGGGTGGTGCGGCTGGGGAAAGGCAGCCACCGTAACTACATGTGCTACATGTTTCTGTTCGTGCTGGCCGTGTTCTTCGTCCTCTATCTCATCCTGAAGCTGCGATAA